In Tenacibaculum sp. 190524A02b, the genomic stretch TACTTCTCTTACCATTGCCTTCCCTACAGTATTGTTTTGATCAATAGGTAAGTTATAATATCTACTTTCAGAAATTTGTTTTATACAATCTCCTTCAGAAATAATACCTATCAATTCATTCTTATCATTTACTACAGGTCCACCAGAAATCTTATTACTAATTAGAGTTTCTATCACCTCTTCTATAGGTTGTTCTTCCTTAAAAGAAATTATTTTAGTTGACATATAGTCTGAAACTAAAATAGGTTCTGTTTCCTTTTTCTGTACATTTGTTCGCCTCCCTTGAAAGTTAATAATTCCCATAATAGTTAGTTTTAAACTACTGAATATATTGATTTTAAATCAATTATCAAAATTTAAAGCTTCAAATAAATAATTAACTCCTATATTTTCACTACTTATCGTACAATTAGAAACTCAAATAAATTACAAAAAATAAAGCTTGCAATAATTTGCAAGCTCTAAAAATATATAGTTATCTCAAATGTATTAGTCAATTTGTGATACACGTAGTGTATTTACCATTCCTTTGGCTTTTACTGGCATAGAAGATAGGTTAATCATAAAATCACCTGTTTTCACGAATCCTTTCTCTTTAGCTATTTCATTGATATCTTCAATCGTTTCATCTGTACT encodes the following:
- a CDS encoding CBS domain-containing protein produces the protein MGIINFQGRRTNVQKKETEPILVSDYMSTKIISFKEEQPIEEVIETLISNKISGGPVVNDKNELIGIISEGDCIKQISESRYYNLPIDQNNTVGKAMVREVETIDGSMNIFDAANKFLDSRRRRFPIVQNGKLVGQISQKDVLKAAMKLKGNTWK